In Formosa haliotis, the sequence ACGGCTTAAAACAAGATATTATGCGTGCTAATGGCTCAATTCAAAATATAGATAGTATTCCACAAGACATAAAAGAGCTGTATAAAACCGTTTGGGAATTAAGCATGAAAGATATTATAGATATGTCCCGCCAGCGTGGTTATTTTATAGATCAATCTCAGTCTTTAAATCTATTTTTAGAAGGTGCTACCATGGCCAAATTAACCTCTATGCACTTCTATGCATGGAAGAGTGGCTTAAAAACAGGAATGTATTATTTGCGAACTAAAAGTGCTGTAGATGCTATTAAATTCACTTTAGACAAAGCTAAAAAACTAGAGCCTAATGCAGAGGTAGATGTTGAAACGCCAGTAGTGAATCATCAAAAGGAACAGGCGGTAAAAACAGCGGTTAAGTTTGCTAAAGAAACCAATGAAAATGACATTAATGTAGAGCCTATGTCTCCAGAAGAGATGAAAGCGCTTATTGCACAAGCTAAAGCAGCAGAAGGCGACGACTGTTTAATGTGTGGATCTTAAAAAAAAACAGACCATTAAATAATTTCAATTTTAGAGCGAGGCTCATTATAGGCCTCGTTTTTTTATATATTATTGGGTCTAATTATATTTAAATAGTGCATATTATAGTTGAAGTTAGTACTTTTACTTTAAAGGCATTCACTAATGAAACACATTTCTTTCTTTATTTTTTTTCTATGTCTATTTTTGGTATTACCCGTTCAGGGCCAAAAAGAACGAAAATATGTTTTTAAAGATTCTCTAGATCATAAGCTAGATTTTAGTGATTTTTTATTGAATCCGAAGGGGTTTATTCCTTTTGCACAGCCAGTAACAGAACCTGCTTTAGGAAATATTGGTATTATGGGAGGGCCTGTATTTATTCACCCCAACAAACATCCAGTTAAAGAATATACGCCACCAAATATAACTACCATTTTAGGAGGATATTCTGCTAATAAATCGTGGGCCGTGGGCGTGTATCATTTAGGATATAATACTAAGCATAAATTTAAATATTCGTTTGCTACAGGGTATGGTTCGGTAAATATGGATTATTATAGAGAAGTTTTAAATCAAGGTGAAAAGGACTTCGAATTTAATTTTAAATCGATACCCGTAGATCTTACTTTTATGAAACAAATAGGAGATTCTAAATTGTATTTGGGAGTAGAATACGACTATATGCACAGTGAGATAACTCCGAATTTTGATTTTGAACACCTTCCAGATTTTGTAAATGAAAAGGATATTTCTAGTACCCTAAGTAGTCCCGGTTTAATTGTAGAATACGATAGTAGAGACTCTATGTTTACACCCGATAAAGGAACCTTTTTTAATGCTACATATCATATAAATGAACAGTGGACAGGTAGCGATTATAATTTTCAAGATCTTAGAATTGAAGCGCTTCAGTTTTTACAATTCACACATAATTGGGTAAGTGGTTTTCGTTTACAATTAGAATTTCAGAGCGATAATGCACCATTTTATTTAGAGCCTGCGGTAGAATTAAGAGGTGTGCCTAAATCTAGATACCAAGGGAAATCTACTTATCTAGTAGAAACAGAACAGC encodes:
- a CDS encoding BamA/TamA family outer membrane protein, whose product is MKHISFFIFFLCLFLVLPVQGQKERKYVFKDSLDHKLDFSDFLLNPKGFIPFAQPVTEPALGNIGIMGGPVFIHPNKHPVKEYTPPNITTILGGYSANKSWAVGVYHLGYNTKHKFKYSFATGYGSVNMDYYREVLNQGEKDFEFNFKSIPVDLTFMKQIGDSKLYLGVEYDYMHSEITPNFDFEHLPDFVNEKDISSTLSSPGLIVEYDSRDSMFTPDKGTFFNATYHINEQWTGSDYNFQDLRIEALQFLQFTHNWVSGFRLQLEFQSDNAPFYLEPAVELRGVPKSRYQGKSTYLVETEQRYDITMRWSAVAFAGMAKAVREKENFDAARLVYNYGSGFRYLIARKFKLRVGLDFAWSNNDFGYYIVFGSSWNQRN